From the Armatimonadota bacterium genome, one window contains:
- a CDS encoding thiolase family protein, translated as GVNDGAAALLLTSARRARALGLRPLARIVATAVAGVDPAYMGIGPVPATRKALARAGLRLEQMDVVELNEAFAAQALAVIQELDLDPARVNPNGGAIALGPPLGCSGARILTTLVPELARRGARYGLATMCIGVGQGIATIVERVESSFAPRRTRADR; from the coding sequence GGCGTCAACGACGGCGCGGCGGCGCTGCTGCTGACCTCGGCGCGGCGGGCGCGGGCGCTGGGGCTGCGGCCGCTGGCGCGGATCGTGGCCACCGCGGTGGCCGGGGTGGACCCGGCCTACATGGGCATCGGCCCGGTGCCCGCCACCCGCAAGGCGCTGGCGCGGGCCGGGCTGCGGCTGGAGCAGATGGACGTGGTGGAGCTGAACGAGGCCTTCGCCGCCCAGGCGCTGGCGGTCATCCAGGAGCTGGACCTGGACCCGGCGCGGGTCAACCCCAACGGCGGGGCGATCGCCCTGGGCCCCCCGCTGGGCTGCTCGGGCGCGCGCATCCTGACCACCCTGGTGCCCGAGCTGGCCCGCCGCGGCGCCCGCTACGGCCTGGCCACCATGTGCATCGGCGTCGGCCAGGGCATCGCCACCATCGTCGAGCGCGTGGAGTCCTCGTTCGCGCCCAGGAGGACAAGGGCAGACAGATGA
- a CDS encoding enoyl-CoA hydratase/isomerase family protein: MSTVTRPETRFIKQQERDDVLYVTLDRPPLNVLTISMMSELIGVFDQVAARQDSLRAVVLRGAGKAYSAGVDISEHQGETLRPLLDSFHRLMLRVLASPVPVISVVHGYAFGGGCELATVSDMVLIAEDAKIGVPEIKLAVFPPAAAVLFPRLIGTHRALELILTGEPISGAEAARIGLANRAVPAAELDAALEALLARLRATSAAALRLARRAVLDTLDRSTEEALHYLEQVQVEQLIPSHDAQEGLRAFLEKRAPVWQHR, encoded by the coding sequence GTGAGCACCGTTACCCGGCCAGAAACTCGATTCATCAAGCAGCAGGAGCGGGACGACGTCCTGTACGTCACCCTGGACCGCCCGCCGCTCAACGTGCTGACCATCAGCATGATGTCGGAGCTGATCGGCGTCTTCGACCAGGTCGCGGCCCGGCAGGACAGCTTGAGGGCCGTGGTGCTGCGAGGCGCGGGCAAGGCCTACTCGGCAGGCGTGGACATCAGCGAGCACCAGGGCGAGACGCTGCGCCCGCTGCTCGACAGCTTTCACCGCCTGATGCTGCGTGTGCTGGCCAGCCCCGTCCCGGTCATCTCGGTCGTGCACGGCTACGCCTTTGGCGGCGGCTGCGAGCTGGCCACGGTCTCAGACATGGTGCTGATCGCCGAGGACGCGAAGATCGGCGTGCCGGAGATCAAGCTGGCCGTGTTCCCGCCGGCCGCGGCGGTGCTCTTCCCACGGCTGATCGGCACCCACCGCGCGCTGGAGCTGATCCTGACCGGCGAGCCGATCAGCGGCGCGGAGGCGGCCCGCATCGGCCTGGCCAATCGGGCCGTGCCGGCCGCGGAGCTGGATGCGGCGCTCGAGGCGCTGCTCGCCCGCCTGCGGGCCACCAGCGCGGCCGCGCTGAGGCTGGCCCGCCGCGCGGTGCTGGACACGCTGGACCGCTCGACCGAGGAGGCGCTGCACTACCTGGAGCAGGTGCAGGTGGAGCAGTTGATCCCGTCCCACGACGCGCAGGAGGGCCTGCGCGCGTTCCTGGAGAAGCGCGCGCCAGTGTGGCAGCACCGGTGA